In Acinetobacter sp. WCHAc010034, a genomic segment contains:
- a CDS encoding ATP-binding cassette domain-containing protein, with protein MTQQACIISQLSLAFPDRVLFQQLQFALPQQQISALIGRNGQGKSMLIRLLHGQTSPALPCGGKISWQMPHAYLAQLQRLNAETIAGALGVLELHQAFERINAGCGGFADFDRAENHWHLPALWQAQLAAADLPADLNFPVQFLSEGQKTRLALCALFLQPDHYLLLDEPSSHLDAGSRQWLIACLKAHPAGALIISHDRTLLHEAQHIYALNEHGLQHIAGNYDDYALHAEQQLSALERRADQQKRELKQLKIKQHESLMKAQKRERSGKQLRASNSQAPILLDFKKEQAGQSLGAVQKQQQKRISSLQSGLTASQLQMEQLKAQQFQFQHQAVKTGEILRVTELHLPYGQAAPLHFALQAGEKIHLQGANGAGKSVFLNMLQQQAELKNPNIHLGAQLLYLDQHFSFLNPELTALGNLHALNPALSETEWRNLLGQLRIRGDKALHPLSRLSGGEKLKIALLALSHWPQNIELLLLDEPENHLDIESRDLLAAAIRQYQGAVILVSHDPAFAESCGIAESIHLSK; from the coding sequence ATGACGCAGCAGGCATGTATTATTTCTCAGCTCAGTTTGGCGTTTCCAGACAGAGTACTATTCCAGCAGCTGCAGTTTGCATTGCCGCAGCAGCAAATTTCCGCCCTAATCGGCCGCAACGGGCAAGGCAAATCCATGCTGATACGGCTGCTGCATGGGCAGACATCTCCGGCTTTGCCTTGCGGCGGCAAAATTTCATGGCAAATGCCCCATGCCTATTTAGCGCAGCTGCAGCGCTTGAATGCTGAAACCATTGCGGGCGCGCTTGGCGTCTTAGAACTGCACCAGGCCTTTGAACGCATAAATGCCGGCTGTGGCGGTTTTGCAGATTTTGACCGGGCGGAAAATCACTGGCACCTCCCTGCGCTTTGGCAAGCGCAATTAGCAGCTGCCGATTTGCCGGCAGACTTGAATTTTCCAGTGCAGTTTTTAAGTGAAGGCCAGAAAACCAGGCTGGCGCTGTGCGCGCTATTTCTCCAGCCCGATCACTATTTGCTGCTGGATGAGCCAAGCAGCCACTTAGATGCCGGCTCACGGCAATGGCTGATTGCATGCTTAAAAGCGCATCCGGCAGGCGCGCTGATCATCAGCCATGACCGGACGCTGCTGCATGAAGCGCAGCATATTTACGCCTTAAATGAACATGGCCTGCAGCACATTGCCGGCAATTATGACGATTATGCCCTGCACGCTGAACAGCAGCTCTCTGCGCTGGAACGCCGCGCCGATCAGCAAAAGCGCGAGCTGAAGCAGTTGAAAATCAAACAGCATGAATCCTTAATGAAAGCGCAAAAACGCGAGCGCAGCGGAAAGCAGCTCCGCGCATCAAACTCGCAAGCGCCTATTCTGCTGGACTTTAAAAAGGAACAGGCTGGCCAGAGCCTTGGCGCCGTGCAAAAGCAGCAGCAGAAGCGCATCAGCAGCCTGCAAAGCGGATTAACCGCATCGCAGCTTCAAATGGAGCAGCTGAAAGCGCAGCAATTCCAGTTTCAGCATCAGGCCGTCAAAACAGGTGAAATTCTGCGGGTCACTGAACTGCATTTGCCTTATGGCCAAGCTGCGCCGCTGCATTTTGCGCTGCAGGCCGGTGAAAAAATTCATTTGCAAGGCGCCAACGGCGCTGGAAAATCGGTTTTTCTGAACATGCTGCAGCAGCAGGCTGAATTGAAAAACCCCAATATTCACTTAGGCGCGCAGCTGCTGTATTTAGATCAGCACTTCAGCTTTCTTAATCCGGAGCTGACTGCGCTAGGCAATCTGCATGCGCTGAATCCAGCCCTGTCTGAAACTGAATGGCGCAATCTGCTGGGCCAGCTGCGCATCCGCGGCGATAAGGCGCTGCATCCGCTATCCCGGCTGAGCGGCGGCGAAAAGCTGAAAATTGCGCTATTGGCGCTGAGCCACTGGCCGCAGAATATTGAATTGCTGCTCTTAGACGAACCGGAAAACCATTTGGATATTGAGTCGCGCGACCTGCTTGCCGCTGCCATCCGGCAATATCAAGGCGCTGTAATTTTAGTGTCGCATGATCCTGCATTTGCAGAAAGCTGCGGCATTGCTGAATCAATCCATTTAAGCAAATAA
- a CDS encoding fatty acid desaturase family protein: MNKPVNLNENSKAHYLSSDQLEELGARIEAVRREIMHSLNEKDAQYIYKIRNFVRYSEIASRGLLMFAGWLPPAWLLGTGLLGISKIVENMELGHNVMHGQFDWLNDPALNGANYDWDTIATGDDWKYTHNYIHHTYTNIVGMDHDVGYGLIRVSESQPWEPRFLFNIPLAAQLMLLFEWYVGIQNLHLEDIFAYKTKSWRDVWKESSKVRMKMKRQVLKDYVFFPIIAGPNAIPVFAGNAAANVIRSLWASAVIFNGHFTEDAETFEMDNTEHESRAEWYLRQIRGSSNFSGTAWLHILSGNLSHQIEHHLFPDMPANRYAEAAPKIKALCAEYGIRYNEASFIKQFAGVWVRLAKCSLPNDWKAEAKLSEAKAAELLRKFKF, encoded by the coding sequence ATGAATAAACCCGTTAATTTAAATGAAAACAGCAAGGCGCATTATTTAAGCTCAGATCAGCTCGAAGAGCTGGGCGCCAGAATTGAAGCCGTCCGCCGTGAAATTATGCACAGCCTGAATGAAAAAGACGCGCAGTATATTTATAAGATCCGCAATTTTGTCCGCTATAGCGAAATTGCTTCACGCGGCCTGCTGATGTTTGCCGGCTGGCTGCCGCCAGCATGGCTGCTGGGTACAGGCCTGCTGGGCATTTCCAAAATTGTGGAAAATATGGAACTGGGCCATAACGTGATGCACGGCCAGTTTGACTGGCTGAATGACCCGGCCTTAAATGGCGCCAATTATGACTGGGATACCATCGCAACGGGCGATGACTGGAAATATACCCATAACTATATTCACCATACTTATACCAATATTGTCGGCATGGATCATGATGTCGGCTATGGCCTGATCCGCGTCAGTGAGTCGCAGCCGTGGGAGCCGCGCTTTTTATTCAATATTCCTTTGGCTGCGCAGCTGATGCTGCTGTTTGAATGGTATGTCGGCATTCAGAATTTGCATCTGGAAGATATTTTCGCCTATAAAACCAAGAGCTGGCGCGATGTGTGGAAGGAATCATCCAAAGTTCGCATGAAAATGAAGCGCCAAGTGCTGAAAGACTATGTGTTTTTTCCAATCATCGCCGGGCCTAATGCCATTCCTGTATTTGCCGGCAATGCCGCAGCGAATGTGATCCGCAGCCTATGGGCGTCGGCCGTGATCTTTAACGGCCATTTCACTGAAGATGCAGAAACCTTTGAAATGGACAATACGGAGCATGAAAGCCGCGCAGAATGGTACTTGCGCCAAATCCGCGGTTCAAGCAACTTTTCCGGCACCGCATGGCTGCATATTTTAAGCGGCAATTTAAGCCATCAAATTGAGCATCATTTATTTCCCGACATGCCTGCAAACCGTTATGCGGAAGCTGCGCCAAAAATTAAAGCGCTGTGCGCGGAATACGGCATCCGCTACAACGAAGCCAGCTTTATCAAGCAGTTTGCCGGCGTCTGGGTGCGCTTAGCGAAGTGCTCATTGCCGAATGACTGGAAAGCGGAGGCAAAGCTTTCTGAGGCGAAGGCAGCAGAGCTGCTGCGCAAATTTAAATTTTAA
- a CDS encoding ferredoxin reductase: protein MQSNTEYKPEWIREDFIDFIAEKFDSIWAWKRIKAEIIDVQALSSDFIQLQLRPNQNFKVQDYQAGQSILLTALIGGVRHQRSYSIVDISDQGQIAVAVKKQGAVSNALTALRPGAVVEISQPQGEFVLKPLAKARLLLASGSGITAIYALLAAHLRQSQKPIDLIYFTRDGAYAAEIQALAAQHPYFKFHLINTLQQKLHADAALLEQRVPDFKSRDCYACGASAMMQSVQQLYAQLDLTEQLHTEYFQIPADESLASQPVKFLRAQREFQAKSNLLESAELAGLKPTHGCRMGICNSCSCTKVQGSVKNMLTGEIDSRNNAQIKLCISQAISPVVINL, encoded by the coding sequence ATGCAGAGCAATACAGAATATAAGCCGGAGTGGATCCGCGAAGATTTTATTGATTTCATTGCTGAAAAATTTGACTCAATTTGGGCATGGAAAAGAATTAAAGCTGAAATTATCGATGTTCAAGCATTAAGCTCTGACTTTATTCAGCTGCAGCTGCGCCCCAATCAAAATTTTAAAGTTCAGGATTATCAGGCAGGGCAAAGCATTTTGCTGACCGCGCTTATTGGCGGCGTGCGCCATCAGCGCAGCTATTCAATTGTTGATATTTCAGATCAGGGGCAAATTGCGGTTGCTGTAAAGAAGCAGGGCGCGGTATCAAATGCCTTAACAGCCTTGAGGCCGGGCGCTGTGGTGGAAATTTCCCAGCCGCAGGGCGAATTTGTCCTGAAGCCATTGGCTAAGGCCAGGCTGCTGTTGGCTTCCGGCAGCGGCATTACGGCAATTTACGCCTTATTGGCGGCGCACCTGCGCCAAAGCCAGAAGCCGATTGACCTGATTTATTTCACGCGGGACGGTGCCTACGCCGCTGAAATTCAAGCTTTGGCAGCACAGCACCCGTATTTTAAGTTTCACTTAATCAATACGCTGCAGCAAAAACTGCATGCAGATGCCGCGCTCTTAGAACAGCGGGTTCCAGATTTTAAAAGCCGCGACTGCTATGCCTGCGGCGCTTCAGCCATGATGCAGAGCGTTCAGCAGCTCTATGCGCAGCTGGATTTAACTGAGCAGCTGCATACCGAGTATTTTCAAATACCTGCAGATGAAAGCCTTGCGTCGCAGCCGGTGAAATTCCTGCGCGCGCAGCGGGAATTTCAAGCCAAAAGCAATTTGCTGGAAAGCGCTGAACTGGCCGGATTAAAGCCCACGCATGGCTGCCGCATGGGCATTTGCAATAGCTGCTCATGCACCAAGGTTCAGGGTTCGGTAAAAAATATGCTCACAGGTGAAATTGACAGCCGGAACAATGCGCAAATTAAACTATGCATTTCTCAAGCCATCAGTCCAGTCGTGATTAATCTATAA
- a CDS encoding S-(hydroxymethyl)glutathione dehydrogenase/class III alcohol dehydrogenase: MKSRAAVAFAPGQPLEIVEIDVAPPKAGEVLVKISHTGVCHTDAFTLSGDDPEGVFPAVLGHEGAGVVVEVGEGVTSVKPGDHVIPLYTAECGECLFCTSGKTNLCVAVRATQGKGLMPDGTTRFSYKGQPIYHYMGCSTFSEYTVVAEVSLAKINPEANHEQVCLLGCGVTTGLGAVKNTAKVQEGDSVAVFGLGGIGLAVVQGAKKAKAGRIIAVDTNPEKFKLAEQFGATDFVNPKDHERPVQEVIVEMTGWGVDHSFECIGNTSVMRSALECAHRGWGQSVIIGVAGAGQEISTRPFQLVTGRTWKGTAFGGVKGRSQLPGMVEEAMKGDIQLEPFVTHTMGLDKINEAFDLMHAGESIRSVVHFEG, from the coding sequence ATGAAATCTCGCGCAGCTGTCGCATTTGCTCCCGGCCAGCCTCTGGAAATTGTGGAAATTGATGTTGCGCCGCCGAAAGCCGGCGAAGTGCTGGTCAAAATCAGCCACACCGGCGTTTGCCATACCGATGCTTTCACTTTATCCGGCGATGATCCGGAAGGCGTATTTCCCGCGGTGCTGGGCCATGAAGGCGCCGGCGTTGTAGTGGAAGTCGGTGAGGGCGTAACCAGCGTCAAGCCGGGCGATCATGTGATTCCGCTGTATACGGCGGAATGCGGCGAATGCCTGTTCTGCACATCCGGCAAAACCAATCTGTGCGTCGCTGTCCGCGCCACGCAGGGCAAAGGCTTAATGCCGGACGGCACCACGCGCTTTTCCTATAAGGGCCAGCCAATTTACCACTATATGGGCTGTTCCACTTTCTCTGAATATACCGTTGTTGCTGAAGTTTCCCTGGCGAAAATCAACCCGGAAGCCAACCATGAGCAGGTCTGCCTGCTGGGCTGCGGCGTCACCACCGGCCTGGGCGCAGTAAAAAATACCGCAAAAGTTCAGGAAGGCGACAGCGTTGCCGTATTTGGCTTGGGCGGCATTGGCCTGGCGGTGGTGCAGGGTGCGAAAAAAGCCAAAGCGGGCCGCATTATTGCCGTAGACACCAACCCGGAAAAATTCAAGCTGGCTGAGCAATTCGGCGCAACAGACTTTGTCAATCCGAAAGACCATGAGCGTCCGGTGCAGGAAGTGATTGTGGAAATGACCGGCTGGGGCGTAGACCATTCATTTGAATGCATCGGCAATACCAGCGTGATGCGTTCTGCGCTGGAATGCGCGCACCGCGGCTGGGGCCAGTCAGTGATTATTGGCGTGGCGGGCGCCGGTCAGGAAATTTCGACCCGCCCATTCCAATTGGTGACGGGCCGCACATGGAAAGGCACCGCATTCGGCGGCGTCAAAGGCCGTTCGCAGCTGCCGGGCATGGTGGAAGAAGCCATGAAAGGCGACATTCAGCTTGAGCCTTTTGTCACCCATACCATGGGGCTGGATAAAATCAATGAAGCCTTTGATTTAATGCATGCAGGCGAGTCGATCCGCTCTGTGGTGCATTTTGAAGGCTGA